The Paenibacillus wynnii DNA window CATTTTCATGTCGATAAAACTGCATTATCAGCTTAATGAGCGTTGTTTTACCTGAGCCGCTTTCACCTACAAAGGCAATTTTTTCTCCCTGTCTGAGAGTAAGACTGATATCTTGAAGAACAAGAGAGCGGGTTCCGTAACGGAAGCTGACACTATTAAATTCGATATCACCTTTTAAGGAAGCTGGTTGAATCTTCTTGTCTTCATCCTCATGCTTCTCCGCTTCTAAATCGAGAATTTCACCCAATCGGTCAGCTGCAACCACTGCCGTCTGCAAAGTTGGCTGTAGGTTGATTAGATTCTGTATCGGTTCCAGAAAGTATGCAAGCAACGAGTTATAAGTGATTAATTGTCCCATAGTCATGTTGCCCTTTATTACTTGGTTTGCTCCGACCCACAGGATAGCTACTCCTCCAACTAGTTGGACAAATCCTTTGAGGGAAGCCTGAACGTTGTTGAAAAGACCAAAACTGAATACTGACTTCAGGAATGAGATAAATTTTTGTTCGGTTTCAAATCCAACCTTTGTTTCAGCACCATAGGCTTTTACTGTTTCAATACCATCTATAGACTCGACGATATAAGAAGTAAGCTGGGCATTCTTCTCCATTTGTTCCCTGTTCAACCGGTCAAAAGGTTTGTGGAATCCCCACACTAAAGCTAAATATAAAGGAATCATAAGAATAGTAACCCCAAACAGAAGTGAGCTTTGAGTATACAGAATTATCCCCCCAGCTATAACCATAATAATATCAATCATAATGGTTAATGTGGCGCTGGATATTGCATCACGTACTTTAGAGGCATCCATAAGTCTTGAGATAATCTCACCTGTCTTGCGTGTACCAAAAAAGTTCATTGGCAGTTTTAATACATGGTGATAATAGCCAAGAATGAGTGATATATCGAGTTTTTGGCTTAAGGTTAACAGAATATGGCTACGAAATGCGTTTAGCAATATTTTGAAAATATAAAGGAGAATGACACCGGCTGATATAATATTGAGTGTTTTTTTTAATCCGAAGGGTAGAATCTCATCCAGCAGAAACTGAAAATAAAAAGCTGAAAGGATGCCCAAAACTGTATATAGCATAGATGTCAAAAAAATTCCCAGAAGCATTCTTTTTTGAGGAATAAGCAATCCAAAGAAACGAGCAAATAAACCCTTAGTCTGGTCACCTTTTTTAAATTGGGGGGTAGGTACCATTAGGATAAGAACACCGGTCCAGATTTTGAAAAAGTCCTCTGGTGTATATTTTATTAATCCTTTGCCTGGATCTGCTATAGTGACTTCTTTTTTTGTAATTTTATGGATCACAACATAATGCAGTAAGGTTTGGTCTATCACGACATGGGCGATGGCAGGGGTGGGAAACTTTTCGAAAAAAGCTTCATGGTTTCCTTTGACTGCTTTTGCGGTGAAACCTAATTTTTCTGCAGCCTTTAATAATCCGAATGCACTAGTTCCATGATGATCAGTTCCGGCAATTTCGCGAATTTTAGAGATAGGATATTTCAAGCCATAATGTTTGGAAATTGTAGCAAGGCAAGCTGCACCGCAGTCTTTCAGATCGTGTTGCTTGATACAGACATACTTTTTAATCAGTGTAACCTCCACCTAATATCTCATATTTTATTTTTAATTCCATTTATGGAAGACTATTTTTTTTTGATGGAAATAGAATAGATGTAAAAGAGTAATACAATAAATAATATTAAAAAAGAAAATATATCGACTTTATGGCTTTTTAAAAATACATATACTAAATTGATAAAATGAGAAAAGAATATAATAGTGATAAGAATTCCGGATATTTTTTTTTTCATTGCCCAACTTCTCCTTTACCATTTCCTTCATTGAATATGTATTAAAAAGTACACATCTTTACCTAGTGAAATATATTAATTGTGTTCCAAATTACATGAATAAATATCCCCGGTAGTAAAGATTTGGTTCTATGGTTTGCCCAACAGAGAATAATTCCAAATACAGATGTTGTGAAAAAAAGATCTTCATGTAAAATCCCAAATATTAATGAAGATGATAACATAGCGATTAAAAAATTTTTTCTCTCCAAAAAAAAATTAAATATAAAACCTCGAAAAATAAATTCTTCAAACAAAGGGAGGAGTAATGAAATGCTTAGGAAAAATATTCCTTTACTGATCCGTTCATTGTTGGTTGTTATACTCTGTATAAGAGTTGTTTGTTGATCATATGTTTGATCAAATTTTAAAATATTAATGAATAAAATAGCTGTCAATAAAAACAATAATAATGAAATTAAAATAATCAGATAAATTTTCATTTGTTTCAGCACTACTATATTTAATGATTTACGAATACTTAATCTCATTCTGCTGGAAAATGAAAACAGGATTAAATTTGTTATAAGCTGTGGAAAGATAGTGATGTATACATCACTAGTTAAATTTAGGAGAATAGTAATGAATATATTAGAAAATAAATAGAAAATAGAAAATTTAATAAAATCAATATTTCTGAAATGATAGTTAGTTTCTTTTTTAATCATGTAGTATTCTCCATTAGCCTATATAATCTCCCAATATATAGAACAGATATATTGGGAGATTAATTTATTTAATTATAAGAATCCCATCCAGCTTTTATACCTTTTAAAAAGTCATATGCAGGTCCCGCGACACCAACGACACCAACGACTTTACCTAACGGAGTACTAGTGAATGATTTTGCTATAGCTACAGCTTTATCAAGCCAATCTCCTCCATCAACTAACATAACATCATCCTGTGAGAGTTCATGGAAATTAAATGTATTCATAATTGAAAGCTCCTTTATAAATTGTTTTTATTTAATAGAAATCATAACCGTTGCTATTAAAGATTAGCTACTTAGATTGACTAATCAAGGTTGTAACCCTGGATAAAAATGGTTAACATAGTTCCAAGGATTTACTGCTTCTTTAGTGGCAGATACAATTGTTTTTGCTCCTTCATAGGCCCCATGTAATCCATAGCCAACAGCATATCCTAAATCACTCCATATGGATTCGCCTTGAATTTGTTCTAAATCTTCTGAATTCAGAACATTAAAATTTGTTGATAGTACTAATTCCATAATCATTCTCCTCCTTCAAAAATTTTATATTATAAATACTCTTCTCTTTCATAAGTAATTATATTTTGATTTCTTATTATCAACATGTCCAACAGGGTATATATAAAATAAATTAATTATATGATAAATTTAAAAGTTGAGAAAAGTTCAGGCTCAAAGCTGTAACAGTGCTTCGAGAAGTTAACCGAAGGCTAAACATGGAAAAACATCTGCTAATCCTGTAATGTTGTAATTGTAGTTCTACCCAACTGAGAGGCGCCAGTTTGCCCTAAAAGACTTACTCAATAGCACAAAAAATGACCCCAAAGCTTCAGCTTTAGGGTCATTTTTAATTATTATATCTAATAGTTCTTTTGATATTGTCTAACGAAACCTTTGATTAGAAAACCTAGTAATGAGGGCAGCATTAATTGTACTTCTAATCTCCAATCCACCGAGTACAAATCAATAACGTCTGCTTTTTTTAATATGATGTAAATTATGTTGTATAACAGAAATGAGATGGTGATAGTAAGCAAAGGAATAATATCCACATTTGTTTTTATAAATCTGTACCCCACAGAAATCAAGATGGAATATGTCAGTATGATGAAGAAGGCAAAGTTAGCACCAAATAGCATTAAAGATATCAAAGCCATAAGAATGCCTAGAATCAAGGTCACATTTCGGAGGCGAATCACCATGTTGTTACTCCTTTCATTTTTGGTAATCTAGCTGAGAATGTTCTCTATTAAAGATCCTAAGCTATAACCCAGTTGATAAGAATGTTCTACGAGATTAGTAGCGCCGATAATGAGATAGGTAATGCCTTTAGCCATTATAATGAAAAGCGCTATATAAAATATCGGACCTAACCTAGTTGCCAGTTTATCCAAATCCTCTTTTTTGATCACAGTTTCATCTCTCCCCGAAAAGGTGTAATCTCAATTCCCCGTACTTTCATACCGTAATAGTCCAAGACGAAAAATACCATAGGCTGCTGCCGCACTTCCAATAGCCGCTACGGGAGCCAGCATCCACCAGCCGGACCACTCGCTTTTTCCGAAGATATAGGTCGCCGGATAATAGCTGATAAAGGCATAAGGCAGGGCCGTAGAGATAAAAATGCGTATAGCCTGGGGGAACAAAGTAATCGGATATTTAGCCAGATCAGCAAGATTATGCACCATTAACGGGAAGGCATTACGTGCATTACGAATCCAGAATGCAGCGGAGTTGCCGGCCAAATTAATGGATACACGGATAATTACTGCTGTGATGAGAAGCAACAGAATAATAGCGATTTTAGCCAATGACCATTCCAAATTACTGTGTACAAGAGACTGCCAGACGATAACCCCACCGATAAGTAAATTACCCAAGCCGTTAATTCCAATTCCCGTACAAAAAATCTGAAGAACAACAGGAACAGGACGAAGCAGATACCGGTCCAACTCTCCCTGGTTTACCAATCTGCTCATTCTCCAAGTCCCTTCAAAAAACAGAGAGGCAATCCCCTCCGTAAGAAAGATCATCGCGTACATAAAAGTTACTTCCCAGAACTTCCAGCCGTTGATGTCGGGAATCCGGTCATAAATAACCCAGAGAAAGACAAATCCTAGAACCTGTGTCAATGCGGCGGAAAACATGAGGATGTAGAAATCCTTATTATATTCAAGGATGGCTTTTAGCTGCTGTGAATACATTTTTTTGTACAAGTAGAACATCCGTGACAAAGACATCACCCCCATGAATGGTGACCTGGCGAACGGCCCAGTTCCACATGAATTTTCCCGCAATCCATAAAGCGACTCCCCAGAAACATTGAATACCAATTAGCTTCAAGGCTTCCCATGATTCCGCCTGTTGCAGAAAAATCATAGTAGGGGTGTGAATAATACTCTGAAAGGGCAGCCATAAAGCCAGCTTTTCCAGCCAACCCGGGAAAAAAGCTAAAGGCACCAAAGCGCCGGACAATAAATTCGTGAGCGCGATGCGCGTCCAGACAATCCCGAGGGAACCTGTTGACCAGAAGCATAGCAAGGCTGCCAGATAAACAACACCAAATTTCACGAGCATAGCTGCCAGTAGACTCACGGCAAATAACCCGTATACAAGAGGGGAATGGGGGATGCTGACTCCTGAAGTAAACAATATGAACACACCGATTAGAACGGTGCTTAGTGCCCCTTCTAACAGACTTGAGCCTAAGGTCTCAGCGAAGCGGGCGGTCTGAAAATCAATAGGTTTCAGCAGGTCGGCGGCGACACTTCCGTCCAGTATTTTTCCGGAAATCGAAGTTTCAGAGTACCAGGATAATGCTGCATTGGCTAAGAAGGTAACAAGCAAATAGGTTTTCATCTGATCCCAAGTATACCCGCCCAATGACTCGCGACCGCTGTAAATACCATGCCATAAAAAGTAGATCGCCATCAGATTCAAGAAGTTAGCCAGGAAGGAAATTACGTAAGAAATCCGGTACGCCAGAATATTTTGCAGTGAACGGTTTGCAATGCTGCTGTATTTCTTAAGGTTGATTACAGACATGACACAAGTTCTCCTTCGCTATTCCTGCTTGAATTCAGGTTCAGCTTGCCGTCATATACGGATTTGATAACTTGCTCGATACTCGCATCCTCCATACGGAAATCCACCACTTCACCATGCTCCATCACTCG harbors:
- a CDS encoding peptidase domain-containing ABC transporter; this translates as MEVTLIKKYVCIKQHDLKDCGAACLATISKHYGLKYPISKIREIAGTDHHGTSAFGLLKAAEKLGFTAKAVKGNHEAFFEKFPTPAIAHVVIDQTLLHYVVIHKITKKEVTIADPGKGLIKYTPEDFFKIWTGVLILMVPTPQFKKGDQTKGLFARFFGLLIPQKRMLLGIFLTSMLYTVLGILSAFYFQFLLDEILPFGLKKTLNIISAGVILLYIFKILLNAFRSHILLTLSQKLDISLILGYYHHVLKLPMNFFGTRKTGEIISRLMDASKVRDAISSATLTIMIDIIMVIAGGIILYTQSSLLFGVTILMIPLYLALVWGFHKPFDRLNREQMEKNAQLTSYIVESIDGIETVKAYGAETKVGFETEQKFISFLKSVFSFGLFNNVQASLKGFVQLVGGVAILWVGANQVIKGNMTMGQLITYNSLLAYFLEPIQNLINLQPTLQTAVVAADRLGEILDLEAEKHEDEDKKIQPASLKGDIEFNSVSFRYGTRSLVLQDISLTLRQGEKIAFVGESGSGKTTLIKLIMQFYRHENGDILINDYNIKDIHLDRLRERIAYISQDTFFFSGTIRENLCLGVEDNMDLEHVVQACQTAQAHEFINQLPLRYNTMLEENATNISGGQKQRLAIARAVLRQPDILIMDEATSNLDSTTEKAVSETINAFEDMTTIIIAHRLSTIMRCDRIYVMEQGRIIEHGTHEQLLSNRGKYYSLWKDQLPGIENKREHQLQYAVGIGEV
- a CDS encoding CPBP family intramembrane glutamic endopeptidase; translated protein: MIKKETNYHFRNIDFIKFSIFYLFSNIFITILLNLTSDVYITIFPQLITNLILFSFSSRMRLSIRKSLNIVVLKQMKIYLIILISLLLFLLTAILFINILKFDQTYDQQTTLIQSITTNNERISKGIFFLSISLLLPLFEEFIFRGFIFNFFLERKNFLIAMLSSSLIFGILHEDLFFTTSVFGIILCWANHRTKSLLPGIFIHVIWNTINIFH
- a CDS encoding ABC transporter permease, which produces MFYLYKKMYSQQLKAILEYNKDFYILMFSAALTQVLGFVFLWVIYDRIPDINGWKFWEVTFMYAMIFLTEGIASLFFEGTWRMSRLVNQGELDRYLLRPVPVVLQIFCTGIGINGLGNLLIGGVIVWQSLVHSNLEWSLAKIAIILLLLITAVIIRVSINLAGNSAAFWIRNARNAFPLMVHNLADLAKYPITLFPQAIRIFISTALPYAFISYYPATYIFGKSEWSGWWMLAPVAAIGSAAAAYGIFRLGLLRYESTGN
- a CDS encoding ABC transporter permease, with the translated sequence MSVINLKKYSSIANRSLQNILAYRISYVISFLANFLNLMAIYFLWHGIYSGRESLGGYTWDQMKTYLLVTFLANAALSWYSETSISGKILDGSVAADLLKPIDFQTARFAETLGSSLLEGALSTVLIGVFILFTSGVSIPHSPLVYGLFAVSLLAAMLVKFGVVYLAALLCFWSTGSLGIVWTRIALTNLLSGALVPLAFFPGWLEKLALWLPFQSIIHTPTMIFLQQAESWEALKLIGIQCFWGVALWIAGKFMWNWAVRQVTIHGGDVFVTDVLLVQKNVFTAAKSHP